The genomic region ctattttaaaaatctttctttacaACAACAACTGCCTAGAGAAGAAgtttttaacctggagtccatgaatagACCTTTGGGGGAGATTTGTGaacttggataagaaaaaaaaattacatatttattttcactaacctctaagtgggatttcacattttctttaaatatgattAAAACCGTGTTATTCTAAGAAGGTATCCATAGGATTCAACAGATTGCCAAAAGGGCccataacacaaaaaaagttaGCAACCTTTGGCCTAGagtatctctaaggttccttccagctctgaaattccacGATTATGACTTTGCACACACTACATCTATTTCTCAAGCTCTACAGATCATATGACTGATCCCAGAACTGGGGGTACTTATGAAAACAGCTTCTCAGCTAGGAATTACTACACTAACTGGAAATCAAAGTGTAATGCCAAATAAGGTTCCAcccttaaacacacacatactttccacatattcacatacatacacattccaGATGTACTGAACAGCCAGTTGTTTATTCCCTCTTTCATGGAAGGCAGACACAGGAATAGGACGTGTCCTTATCGATAATATTACCCTGCCTCAGGTGAATCAGAATCAGAGAACCAGCTGGATTCTTCTGTGCCACAGAAAGTGGCAACAGGAGCTTGCTAGCCTGCTAGACTTACCTATTACTAAGATTTATACAACATTGCAGCCAAGTCCTGATGTTTGTGCTCagctgtattgttaatgtattaaCAATCATTGGGGCACCTATCCCCTTTTACCTCTGTCAGAGACCTCTGACATTTCAAGCTACCAGGGGTTGATGAAGGAAGCCAGATATGTGAAATCTACCAAAGTTCCTGCCAGTATATAGGCAACTCTGGAGACTCCAGATACACCAGCAAAAGCAAACACAGGCTTGCAGCCCTCGACTAAAGCAAGTTTCAgttgaaagatgaaatgagaaacaacatggcacagtagacagagagctggccttggaaccaggaagacctggttttaagTCCTATCTTTAACACATTGGTGGTGTGaacccaggcaaatcacttaatttctcagtgccctaggcaactcccTTAAGGCAACAAATCAAGACAAGGTACCcactgtattggtagagggactttcttTATCTTGGAATTCCCCATGTCAATGAAATAATAGGTCCAATCCCTATCCCATAAACTcttctttttgttcagttgtttttagtcatgccCGACTcatcgtgaccctatttggggttttcttggcaaagatactaaagtggtttaccatttccttctccagctcattttacagatgaggaaaccaaggcccagagatgtaAAGTAACTTACTAAAGGTCAGATAAATTAGTGGTGGAGCTGCAATTTGAACCAAGGGTCCTGATTCAGAATCCAGTGCTATTTCCCATTATACACCATACTGTCTCCCTAATGAACTACTGGTTCACTTTACTAGGCCTATGGGCCTACCAGTCTTCATTCTCCTATCCTACTATTGTGGGAAAAGTACCAAACTGAGGAGTAGGAGGTTTGTGTCCTGGACCtatcttaggaaagtcatttagtttttctaggcctcagtttcctcacctgtcaaatgggggAACTGGTtgtctctgagttccctttctTAGACAGTCTAATACTCTAGGATACTAAATCAAAACCTCTCAATGAAAAATCAGGAGGACCAGTAAGACCATGACATGGAACGGTTTATATTCTTTGCAAAACAAAGTTCAATAAAATACATAGTTTGGGAATTCAGGAGCAAATATCTCAAGGTCATAGACATTGCTATAGGATAGAAGGTTGAGTCTTATAACATTAGCAATATGGTACCTCAGGGATGAACTGAACCAGGGTTGATCAAGCATGGGGAAAACTGCTAATTCACATTAGCCCCACCAGAATCAAAAAAACTAACTTTGGTTATATTAGGAATTAACTATTTCTAATGGGAATAAAAATGGTAGTTATTATTCCtttgagtttgtgtgtgtgttatcaTTATctatatgatttttctttttgaaaataaattcattaCAGTTTGAAACAACATTATGTaactgctgctgttgttcagtcctgtctgactcttcctgactccatttgaggttttcttggcaaagatactagagtggtttgccatttcctatttcagctcatttgacagacgaggaaacttgGCCAgcgtaagcatctgaggctggatttgaactcacaaagatgagtcttcctgacttcaggcctggcactctatccacagtgccaccacAAGGGGATATAACTGTATGTACAAGTAAAAgcttaacaaccagttctccagaaaaatacatataatacacctttaaatttaatcttcattattaatatttcactgtcactttcttaagttgaGACAATCAATACAATAAAGGAGGCCCGATTTGTAgcgtttgccaatttctgaggtatgaaTGCTCACTGAAAATTCAACAACTGGATCTCAGAAACTGGTATGGGCTGGTTCCACAGCATACTCCCAAATTTCAATATGTCAAGCATCTGTAATTTCCCTAATAAACACACTCCATTAAGGCAGATTGAAACTCATCTTTATTTTAGCGGATAAGTCTTACAGTTTCCTGGGACTCGGTGAGGTTGAGACTTGTCTGGGCTCACCCAGCAGCAAGTGTCAGAACTTAGATATAAAACTACATCTTTTGACTTTAAGCGACTCTTATGTGGTATGTGCTTTATAGTTAGAGGTGGTTGTTTGTTTGCGtttacttgtgtctgactctttgtgaccccatggacaagtccatgaggttttcttggcaaagatactagagtggtttgctatttccttctccagtgtggggaactgaggcaaaaaggagttaagtgatgtgcccagggtcacacagctagcaagtatccgaGGCCACATGAGAACTCAGAACTTCCCAATTTCAGGCCACCGCTCCATCCACTGCGCTACTTAGCTACCCCTATAGTTAGACAACTTTCCTGCAAATCAAGACTAACATTTAATCGTTGTGTGattataggcctcagttttctttctctgtaaaatgaggggagtgttTGCTTTCAGTTCTAGGTCTGTGATTCTGTAAGATTAGCACTATATCATGCAGGCCTTCTCTGCGTGActtttctataatattttattattctcttctAAATTAGCAGCTCAAAAATACAAGGGAGGCCTAATTCATACCTTGGAAAATGCTTACGTACAAAATGCTCAAATAATTAATACTGTGGCGTAAAAAGGTAGATCTCATATTTTTGATGCTTGTACCATACAGACCAAATCAAAGCCCCTCTGACCTGGTCTCATCTTTAGGCGATAGAATAATTAGTACGCTGAACTTACATATAGGAAATGGATTTGGTGTTTGGGGCTGTTTCCCTAAAGGTTAGCCTTTGGTAAATCCTGCCTTAGCGGTCACAGTTTCATGTTGCAGAGTGAAGTGGGATCTGGCTTTCattaaaatcaacaaaacatCTGTAAAAACACCCTGGGCTGGGTTTCCCGGCCAAGCTTTTTGGGAAGGGCTTGCTATGCTAACAAACAGTAAGGCCGTGCCACAGCTGAGGGTTTAGCCAGAGTTTAAGAAAGAGCAGACTGACTGGCAAGGTGACCTGGACATTTTTAGTTTATTGTGTGGAAGCAAGGACAAGTGCCATTACAAAAGGAGACGGATAATGTGTAAACATtctgggagaaaggaggaagagaagaacaaggagaggATGGCACAGAGTTTCCAAGATATAGGACCCAGCTTGCCTAGCTTTGGGAAAAATACAAAGGGAAGACTTTGTCATATGCTGGAAAGAACCCAAGGATTTTAATAAGTAAATGGCCAGCAAGCTATACCTGGAGGAGACGACTTAACACAGAGAAACTGGATGCTACGCCGCGTCGGGTAATCTGACGCCAGAGCAAATATTAACTCTAGAAACTTTTACCTTGAAGTTTCTCCACTTTGTAGAAAGGTCCAATGGTGTTTGTGTATAtgcacgcgcgtgtgtgtgtgtgtgtgtgtgtgtgtgtgtttgtgcatacaGTGCAGGAACATGAGGAATCATTGGTTGACTGGAGAAGCCAATGAAAATGTAGGAGCAAAGGGGCAGTGAACTCAGGAGCAGTTCATGAAAGATAAATCTTTCCCCTTTTGTCCCCTTGAAAGAAGAAGGTGTATTAAAGGAACCTGAAATCTCCTTTTGAATGGATCTAGTACTGGACCCCAACCAGTTTGCCCTGGAGGTCAAAACAGTATAGAAATATACAATAATTCTTCACTTCCACACAATCTCTCctgctgaagaaaatgaaaaaaatctgtcAAATAATTACAGTAATAAGCTTCATCCACATAATAGAAATCTGTACAATAAAATCATTGCTTTTCCTCCCTTCTGTTCTTCAATGAAATTGGGGAAGGAACCTGGGAAAGCTAAGCTGTTTCACTGAGACCTATTGGCCGTGCTTTTGAATCAATGATTCTCCTATTTGGTCCTTCCCCCTTCCATCGGGACTAGACAGTCAATTCATTGATCCCAAATGATATGCCAGCTTATCATACCAATGGGCCAAGACGAGTATGTGCCCAATTAttcctatatttttttccttttaattcacttgtaagagaaaatatacatttttgttcTGATCTTAAAAgatcagtacttagcacagtgcctagcacacagtgggcccttaataagtgtttattgacttgactgtAGGAGAGTAAACCATGTATGTCATCAGTCAACCAGGTTGTCATTAAAAACTTTTGGTCTTTGAGCTACATCCACACTAGCCTCCCTGCATTCTAAATGGTAGCACAATCTCTACACATACCCCTTCTCAAAGGaggtttatttggaaaaaaaaaacaaaagcagaaaaatagTATCTATTCAATCTTTCCTAGAGAGTTTCTCCCATTCCTGTTTAGTACCGttacatttacatatgtgtggCATTATCAAAGTGACCATACCAGGATAAATGGTGGTCTGGAACGAGGACATGTCCTTGAAAATGTAGTTGCCTtccaatacaaatatataaattaagaAATCTACACCAATACAAACATCGAAACTCGTACTTGAGACAGTTCTTGATCATGCCAGCTGTTTTGTTGGACCCAGGAAAATAAAGGTGGTTTTTGTATGGAGCTGGTACTGACAGTGAATGTATGTTTAGACAAAGACCCTTTTTCTTTCGTACCCCCCATGAAATCCTTTGGTGTCATCAGGGCCTCTTGGCAACCTCAGTACCCCCACAGGTGACCCATCTGCATTCTGGACTTTGCGGGTGAGTAGCGGACTGGCAGCCGGACTTTTCTCATGTGTTCCCCACTGGGCTAGTCGACGTCTCTGCACCCAGGGACTACTGGAGGGAGTGATGCTGCTGTCAGAGGAATAATCCATACACTTCTGAACAATATCAAGGCTGGTACTAGAGTTCAGTGTGACATCCTCAGCCAGTGGAGATTTCTTGGACACTCCTTTACGCTGTACCAGAGGGCTGTTCCAAGGGCTTGAGCGAGGGGAGGCATTTGGACTCAGGTGATGGTTCTGATAGATGGAAGGACTAAGCTTGCTGGAGGCCATGTACCGTCGTTCCACCATGGGGGATGTCGGATTACTCTCAGGGTCAGAGGAGCTGTTGGCTGATGACTCATCACCCAGATACTGAAGCTCCTCAATTCTCTTATTTAAGGTCTTATTTTGGTGGAAGCTCATGGCAGGTTcttcctcctggttcttctcttttGATGCTTTCTTTTTGGGTGCTTTCATACCAATGAGGACAACTTTAATGCTGCCTTTGCTTGGAGATCCCATGCTCATGGACTCATGGGCCCTGATGGCAGCATCTACTTCTTCAAACTCCACAATGGCACACACTTGAGTCCCTACTTGACTGTAGCGGCTGCTAAACTTCCGGATGTCTGGAGGCAACTCTTTCCCCGGCTTGAGAATTCGTACAGATGAGATGACTCCAAATGTTCCAAAGATCTTGAGAAGATGCTCCATGACCTTTTCCTGGAGCCTTCCATTCTCCTGAAGCACAGCCAGAGCCCATGGCTTGGGGAACAAGTGGAGGTCATACACCAGCAGCATCCTACTGGGTTGATTTTCAACTGGGAAGAAAGGAACAGGTGTAATCCTCCTCACTTTCCGATGATCCTCATTCAACTCCAGAGTCTCTGAATACTTCAAGGCATAGGCTGTGGTTCTCCAGTCCCGAGTAAGGTGTTTCACCTGGAAAAGGCAAATTTGAAATGGTCTTATTTAACTACTCTTTCAGAATCATTAATCCTACACCAATTAGATCCATCTATatcaagaagactcttcttcctgagttcaaatctgacttcagacacttcctagatgtatgacccttggaaagtcacttaaccctgtttgcttcagtctcctcatctgtaaaatgagctggagaaggaaatgaaaccccaaaaggggtcacaaagagtcagacatgactgaaaatgactgagcaagaagaaaaatatttctacaactaaggatattattttttaatttaattttttaattaataaaaaaatctatttttttttctccttcccacctaGGGGAGGGTCTTAAAGAAGAATAAGCCATGTATATCATCAATCAACCAAGTTCCCATTAAAAAGAAGTCCTCTGGGCCTTAGAGCAACATACTCCAGCAACCTCCTTGAAATTTAGATAATAGCACACTCTTCACACATACGTCATCTTAAGGAAGAGACTACGGTTGCTCCTGTTGCTGTTGGTTTTTTAAATAGTCACTGATCTATCTTTCCTAGGtattctctcccattctctcttaGAACCATTATCCTCAAATATATGTAGCATCATTAAAACtggtaagaaagaaaagaaaaacaaaagccttttaaacaaatatgcatagttgagCAAAACACATTGTCACACTGGTCATGTCCAGAAAATACATGTCTCAATCTACACAATGAGTGTaccacctctttgtcaggaggtgagtacCATACTTCATCATGAGTTACAATTAAGGATGCGAAGTAAAGGAGCATTAAAATGAGAGAGCTCAGAGATTTTAAAGctcaaaacaggaaaaagaaggaCTCCCAGAAAAGGCCTAACCCAGCTGCAATCTGATTCTCCTTCTCTGCGCTCAAGGGTTCCTCTGGGACTCCCCATTGCTACATTTATTCCAAAAGCTTTCTGGGGTTTCTTTACAACATTTCAAGTGAGATCAGGAGAACGCCTCAAATTAGACCTCAGAAACATGAAATGGGACAGAGAACCTAGGGGAAACTTTGGGGGAAAACTATTATAGAGGAAATGCTTTGCTTCAGGGCCATCTCTATTTGAATCACATGAAACAATCTGCCAAAGTGCACAACATAACTTGATGGTTTGGAAATGATCTTCCAGTTGTGTAACTCATCAAGCCTTTAAGCTTGCTTCCTTCCTGGCTGGGAAGCACACTCCTCACCAAAGAATGACAGATCTATTTCCACATTTTTTCTCCCTTAACTGAAATGCATCGGGGATAATTGCCCCTCATCCTCTCTCACCTGCACCCCTAGGGCTATAAAACCACCTACAATGAGAGAAGCACCTGTTAGGGgttctccatctcctcccttgATAGACTGCAAGCCATTTCAACCACAGCCAGACCTTAGGAGACCCAAAAAGAGGAAGTGTggtggagtcagaggtcctggctTCAAATATTGACTCAGCTACTTATtgccagtgtgaccctgggcaaggcattaaGCCTTTCTAGatgaaatgtgagatgtgcaaatttagagacatttcaactccaaatgttcatatgagctatttgtacctgacctgtgaaagagccttctgagcttgtagtggtctgatcagccacgtcgaacacactgtaccttgaccccaacgtAGTGAGATCCACCAACCCTTCTAGGCCTCAgctactcatctataaaataagaggtttggactagatggcctctaagcttTAAATCTTACACCTTATGTTCCAAGAAACTTCTCATAATGGGCTAgtaggggtgcagtggatagagttctgggcctggagtcagaaagacccatctttctgagttcaaatttggcctcagacccttgatagctgtgtgaccctgggcaagtcatttaactctgtttgcctcagtttcctcatatgtcaaatgagctggagaaggaaatagcaaaaccactcccgtatctctgccaagaaaatccccaaggGGTCTCGAATAGCTGAactcaactgaaaaacaattaaataaaaactcccaggctACCTTCTGCTATTTTCTAACCCTCAGATTACTGATACAACCTACTAattgaagagtttgtatttcacAGAAGCCTAGAACAAGTGAGACTGTTTTGAGGTCAGCTAGTCTGTGGCTTCATATAGATTTACTTGTGATATCCACCTACCTAGAGTGATTCTGTGATCAAAGCGACACTCTGGCGCTGCCTTTTTATAATTATCTGTAGTTCCAAACTGGGAATATTTCATAGCATCTAACCTAAGTCCCTTCTCCTACTATTTAAGCTCAGACCCTTTTCTTCTGACCTTAGTAAATGAAGATGGGAAATTATTGATCTAATAtagtggaaatttgttttgtttgactatatttACTTGTTACAAGACAGGgcttttattttggggggtgtAATATCAGGAGAGTAGGGAGAACTATGGGGTAGTGATAGTGATACCAAAAAATAAGATAAGAGAATCAATGAAACCTTTAAAGATTCATAAATGAAAGAAGGGAGTTCATAAGAGGTTACAGACAAGCAAGGTAAtgttggatctgaagtcaggatggcagatctaagttcaaatgccaccttggatatttactatttatgtgactctgggccagtcacttcacttctgtctgcctcagcttcccaaTCTGTAGAATGGAAATAATTATCGCACCCACcactcagggctgttgtgaagataacatgagataaaatttgtaaagcattttgaaaatattaaagcacttcataaacactagctattaaataggtttatatatatatacatgtacagaaacatatatattttatgtaatacATTCACAATTTCACACATACtcctcttttccaattttctttgtTTACAAAAATGTTTGTGTTTTTTGATGATTTTCTATTTTGCAAtttccaaatgtttaaagaacatCATTGGTCAGTCAGAGCTGCAAGAAAAATAAGCCAACTGCTCTTGAGTGCCCTGAAACAGCATCCTCAAATCCAGTCTTACCTTCTTGAAAGATGTGAGTAGCTTGACACTCACATAGCCCTGCTTGTTCCTTCTAACGTGTTTGAGCAGAAAGGcatctttttctaggttttcatcGGAGAAATAGAACTCAATTTGATCAACCAGCTTCAAGATTAACTCGTAGCTTGGTGGCTTCCAGTCCTGGTCCTGGTCAGAACCatcattctctcctccacttGTCGTTGCACCACTAAAACCAGATAAGAAATACTTTTGTCAAGCTAGCAACCGCTTTATAGTTGGTCACTGGACAAAGGATGGTCCCACAGTGAGGGTGATGTTTTTAAAGtgctaaagttttcttttttagaaaggaATGTGATACAATATTATCTACCCCTATATACTAGTGACCCAGTTGTAGATAGTGAGTACCCCAGGGAGCTGCACATTTAACCCAAATTAGTAGAACTGGAAACCCAGCACTCCAGAGCCCCTGTCATATCTCAAATGTGTTGACTTTACAAAAGTACTTCAAAGTTGGTCCCTACTTATGCTTCAGTTTAATGTACAAAACCACCCCCGTCTTAAAATGCACTATTTACCTCCTCACAGAGGCAATAGATTTAGGGTATAGAATGAGACatggagcagctaagtggtgcagaggCTAGAGGGCTgggcttaaaatcaggaagacctgagttcaaatgtgacctcaaacagtTACtaagatgtgtgaccctgagcaagtcacttaatcctgtttgcctcagtttcctcatctataaaatgagctggggaaggaaatggcaaaccactctggtatctttgcccccccaaaaaaacccgaAATGAGATCATAAAgtatcagacataactgaaatgacaacaacaaaaaatattttacataaattacatatgtaatataaattaattatCCCCTTTGCAGTTGTTCAATTTTGGAAAAGaatattttgacaaaatatgGACACTGATAGAGGAAAGAAAGCTTTAAGAAGAATTTAAAGTCATTAACCCATAGGAAGCCTGGAGTCTATGTTAACGAACCTTACTGGAAGCCCAAGAAAAATGAGCACTATAGATGAAAAATCCTGGGCTTTTGAAAGCTGGGGGTTTGGGGAGAAGAAAGGTggagagaagacaacaaagagCATAACACAATTCTGTCTCTCTGACTGGTAATGTCAAAGAATCCATCATGATGAAGAAATGATATCTTTCAAAAAGCACGGGAATCACCCAAGGGAATAGTAGAACGGGAAGCTCCAAAGGTGTGTGGAGTCAGGTATAAACTTAAAAGGAAGTAGTCCTAAAAAAATTGGGAGACCACCAGCTAAATCAAAACATGATGTTCTTTATGAATATCAAAGGGAGGATGCCAGCTCAAGAATCAGCACGATGATCTCAAAGCAAAATGTGACCAAGGAATGGAAAGCTgatgccaaagagatcacattAATTTCACATCTTGTTCTCTGCAAGGAAAGTTGTTAGAAAAATTCCACTTCCAGGTTTCCCTTTGAAACAGAGAGCCTGGAGGTGTGAAACAGGCAGCTGGGTGTCTCCCAACCATGGACTGGATGAACACTTGGCAGAGATACAACAGAAAGGATCTGACTTTGGATGAGATGTTGGATTAGACGGTCTCAAAGGCCCCTTTCAATCCTATGGTTCTATGTACCAGATCTAATAATCATAAAAACACAGGGTATCAGCAcctggtgggaaaaaaaaaaactaaatggagATAAATCATAGGGATAAAGATAAATCACAAGAACTGGAAAGCATCCACTCAAGGATTTTACGGCATGTTAAAGATGAAACTGTGTAATTGTTTATCAAAATGTGGAACCTGCTACTTAAATGAATACTTATTAAGGGACTAGAAAGTAGAGAATGCAATTCTTGCTCTTACAAGGATTTTCACAGGAGATCAGAGAAACCACAGATTAGTGAGTTTATTCTACATCCGACAATCTGGGAGATTCCATAATGAAGCATACATTCATTGAACATTTAAGGAAATAATGCACATTGGAGCTATATGGCTGCAAACAATGGAATATCACATTTTGTAAAGAATCACAAATTGCAGAAGACCCAAAGAGCAATGTTGtatgaggcccaaatgagatgtatcaaatgaaataactgacGTGAATGTGTTTTGTAAACTACAAGGTATTGTACAAATGAAAGTTAAGGTTGTTGTCATTATACaagtttattattaataatgggTTGGTTTAAAAAACTCTCAGATATTAAATTGAGGATAGGAAGTCTATGATATATGTCATGTCCTGCAATGTCATGGGAATAAAAAGTCATGTGTTATTTATTTGTAGTGTAAAAGACAGGTAGCTGTGAGAGAAGGATGGAACAGGATGGTTAATACATTCTGAGTATTTTATCTCTACTGTTTGTCTGCTGATCTACAAGGGTCCTCCAGGTGCTAGGTCATGGTAGATTGCCTTTTTGTCTGTTCCTCCcaatggctttgatttcttcccatTGAGTTCATGTCAGCTTCTGCTCTGCAGAACCCTTGGGGTCAACTTTATTCCAGATGCCAGAATACAGCAGGAGATTTATCAGAGAACTCCCTAGGGAGTGGGCACTAGAAAGGAGAACAGCCCACTATGTGGGAATCTGAAGAGTTGAGGGTAAAGGTGAGCAAGTAGAGAGAACCAGGAACCAAGGCTTATCTGAAGAAGCTCTGGTGCCAAAGGGATTTAGCTTCTGCTGGTGATAAAATCTGCACAGACATAATGAGAAGCTGTTTTCTATAGCCACAGCTAAATCTCACCAGTACCAGAAACTGCACATCACCTACTCCCTCCCCTTTGCACAGCCTTGCAGAGTGTTTACTCACTTAAAGTCTGAGTATTCTGGACAAGTCAAGACACTATGTATTagaataggggttcttaacctggagtctgaaaGGGGATTTCAAGAGGAATGTGTAAACTTAGCTATGAAAAAGGTACAcaattattttaacataatttgtttcctttataatcctatatattttatttttatgcatttaaaaacattattctgagaaggggtccataggctttaccagtgtcaaaggggtccatgatttgaaaaaaaattaaatccctACATTACAAAAATAATATCTTTCTTTGAAGCTCTAGCAAAGTGACTCTTGAGCTACTCTGCCTTTTAGACAAttctaagaagtcaagcagtgAATAGGGGGAAAAGAACATATTCTCTCATGTCTAGTTACATTTTTCCATTAActaacattaattaagcacctactatgtgccaggcattgtgttaaatgctagggatgcaaagaaaggcaaaaaagaatccCTGCTGAGTCCCAGTCTAGTGGCTgtaacaacaagcaaacaactacgtacaaacaagaaatatatacaagataaatgagAGATAACTGAGAAGGAAGACTCTAACATTAAGGAGGATGGAGAAAGACTTCTTATGGAAGATAGGATATTAGccgggacttgaaggaagccagctaggagatggagatgaggagggagagtcttCTAGGTATTCAGGAAAGCCAGGGGAAATGTAACAGAAATAACCTCAGTCAGTGACCTGATAATAGACACCCAGTGAAACACAGAACCAGAGGTGAGCACACACCTGTGACTTTATACaaataattgattaaaaaatatGTCAGGATCACCACCCAAAGGAATCCTTCTTCAATCTGAATTCTGCACTGGATCTCCTCCATTACCGATGACAGTGTGCTGATTGAATCAAGCCCTAGAATACTGAAGAACCTTTTAGAAGAGATTTGTCATCATTCAAAGGAGTTTGTCGATACGAGGAAGACCAAGTAGATGAACGAAATCTACTTTTCAGATTTCTACATGGGTTTGGATAAATATTCTATAAAGTTCAGCTAACAATATGAATAGCTGGGGTAGACAGGCAGTAGAATTGGATAAGAAGTTGGGACAATAATTGAATCAAAGGGGGAGAGCCAGCTGGAATGCTTTGGGGAATTGAAAGCTCTTTTTAACCAACCTCAAGGGTGCTATGAAAGCCAAGGCTCATCTTTTCAATACAAACATTTCAATGGTATTGCTGTGTGGCAAtgagacaaaaggaaaacaattgcTTACAAATAATGGATATCACACAGAGGGCAATGGGGAAGCATATGTTGAATGGGAGCAATAACCAATAAGATACTCCAAGATGGGCTAGTCATATTGCTAGAACAAGGAATGACAGGTAGACAGCCAACAAGCTCCACTGCTACCCTTGCGATgctgggggaaactgaggaaggtctTCAGCACA from Trichosurus vulpecula isolate mTriVul1 chromosome 8, mTriVul1.pri, whole genome shotgun sequence harbors:
- the LARP6 gene encoding la-related protein 6; this encodes MAQPIEVGGGDGAGQQEDVLGEEEQYEAWSRTKNPVQIRVAIQAAEEEGEEEAGAAMGGIGDGEDDGDAARYLSPGWGSASEDEPSRGHSGATTSGGENDGSDQDQDWKPPSYELILKLVDQIEFYFSDENLEKDAFLLKHVRRNKQGYVSVKLLTSFKKVKHLTRDWRTTAYALKYSETLELNEDHRKVRRITPVPFFPVENQPSRMLLVYDLHLFPKPWALAVLQENGRLQEKVMEHLLKIFGTFGVISSVRILKPGKELPPDIRKFSSRYSQVGTQVCAIVEFEEVDAAIRAHESMSMGSPSKGSIKVVLIGMKAPKKKASKEKNQEEEPAMSFHQNKTLNKRIEELQYLGDESSANSSSDPESNPTSPMVERRYMASSKLSPSIYQNHHLSPNASPRSSPWNSPLVQRKGVSKKSPLAEDVTLNSSTSLDIVQKCMDYSSDSSITPSSSPWVQRRRLAQWGTHEKSPAASPLLTRKVQNADGSPVGVLRLPRGPDDTKGFHGGYERKRVFV